The DNA segment CGGGTTCGGATTCTATTGTAAGAGGTTTATTAGAGGTAGTTGCTCCAAAAGGGTTGACCTATACTAATTTCGGCCCGGGTATGAGCCTTGGACATACCGTAGCAGTTAAAGCTATTGAGGGCGTAGAAGATGCCCTGTCGATGACGATACCGGAAGGCACCGGCCTTCATAGGCGTTTAGTATACGTAAAGATTAAGGAAGGGTATGATTTTGAAAAAATTTCCGAGGCAATAAAAAATGATCCTTATTTTATCCATGATGAAACCCATGTTTATAAAGTAGATGATGTAAAAAGTCTCATAGATAAGGGTCATGGTGTGCATATGGAAAGGAAGGGTGTATCCGGCACCACCCATAATCAGCGAATGGAGTTTATAATGTCTATATGCAATCCGGCGGCCGCAGGTCAGGTAATGGCAGCTGCTGCCAGGGCAAGCCTTAGGCAAAAGCCCGGATGCTATACCACACTAGAAATTCCAATTATAGACTTTCTATGCGGAGAAAAAGAACAACTATTACATCGATTGATATGAGCAATTTCTCAAAAAAGTGTTGAAATCGTCAACACTTTTTTGATATAAAATAGATTTGCGAACAAGCGAGATTATAAGTAATCTTAATCTTAGCTATTAGAACATATTTAAGTAATCAAATTTTAAACTTGCATATAAATGATATAATTAATAGTATGAAACTATTATATAATAAAAATATCTAGCCGGGAATATCAAGGGGGTGAGCCATGAGTATCGGCTATAATGAAACAAAGTTAGACGGGGTGTAAATAAACTGATGAAATACGATGATGATAACAAAAGCATAGCAAATGCTAATATGGAAACCAAAATAATAATCGATGAGGATGAAGAAAA comes from the Tepidanaerobacter acetatoxydans Re1 genome and includes:
- a CDS encoding diaminopimelate dehydrogenase, producing the protein MSKSRIAVVGFGNVGREVVPAIKESPDMEVAGIVLRNPKKIDSIKKTVSDIPVVTDIKELGKIDVAILSIPSRSIPEVAPQYLKMGINTVDSFDIHGDSIMSLRKNLDQIAKANDAVSVISSGWDPGSDSIVRGLLEVVAPKGLTYTNFGPGMSLGHTVAVKAIEGVEDALSMTIPEGTGLHRRLVYVKIKEGYDFEKISEAIKNDPYFIHDETHVYKVDDVKSLIDKGHGVHMERKGVSGTTHNQRMEFIMSICNPAAAGQVMAAAARASLRQKPGCYTTLEIPIIDFLCGEKEQLLHRLI